From Streptomyces sp. 6-11-2, one genomic window encodes:
- a CDS encoding adenylosuccinate synthase, translating into MPALVLLGAQWGDEGKGKATDLLGGSVDYVVRYQGGNNAGHTVVVGDQKYALHLLPSGILSPGCTPVIGNGVVVDPSVLLSELSGLNERGVDTSKLLISGNAHVITPYNVTVDKVTERFLGKRKIGTTGRGIGPTYADKINRVGIRVQDLYDESILTQKVEAALDAKNQILTKLYNRRAIAVDQVVEELLGYADQIKPYVADTVLILNQALDENKVVLFEGGQGTLLDIDHGTYPFVTSSNPTAGGACTGAGVGPTKISRVIGILKAYTTRVGSGPFPTELFDEDGEALRRIGGERGVTTGRDRRCGWFDAVIARYATRVNGLTDFFLTKLDVLTGWEQIPVCVAYEIDGERVEELPYSQTDFHHAKPVYEYLPGWQEDITKAKTFADLPKNAQAYVKALEDMSGAPISAIGVGPGRDETIEINSFL; encoded by the coding sequence GTGCCCGCACTTGTGCTGCTCGGTGCTCAGTGGGGTGACGAGGGCAAGGGGAAGGCCACCGACCTGCTCGGTGGCTCCGTGGACTATGTAGTGCGATATCAAGGCGGCAACAACGCCGGCCACACGGTCGTCGTCGGTGACCAGAAGTATGCACTGCACCTCCTTCCTTCCGGAATCCTCTCGCCCGGTTGCACGCCGGTCATCGGCAACGGTGTGGTCGTCGACCCGTCGGTCCTGCTCTCCGAGCTGAGCGGTCTGAACGAGCGCGGCGTCGACACGTCCAAGTTGCTGATCAGCGGCAACGCCCACGTCATCACGCCGTACAACGTCACCGTCGACAAGGTGACGGAACGCTTCCTCGGCAAGCGGAAGATCGGCACCACCGGCCGGGGCATCGGCCCCACCTACGCGGACAAGATCAACCGCGTCGGCATCCGGGTGCAGGACCTGTACGACGAGTCGATCCTCACCCAGAAGGTGGAGGCGGCCCTCGACGCCAAGAACCAGATCCTCACCAAGCTGTACAACCGGCGCGCGATCGCCGTGGACCAGGTGGTCGAGGAGCTGCTGGGCTACGCCGACCAGATCAAGCCGTACGTCGCCGACACGGTCCTGATCCTGAACCAGGCGCTGGACGAGAACAAGGTGGTCCTCTTCGAGGGCGGCCAGGGCACGCTGCTGGACATCGACCACGGCACGTACCCCTTCGTCACCTCCTCCAACCCGACCGCGGGCGGTGCCTGCACGGGCGCCGGCGTCGGCCCGACGAAGATCAGCCGCGTCATCGGCATCCTCAAGGCCTACACCACCCGCGTCGGCTCCGGTCCCTTCCCGACCGAGCTGTTCGACGAGGACGGCGAGGCGCTGCGCCGGATCGGCGGCGAGCGGGGCGTGACGACCGGCCGCGACCGCCGCTGCGGCTGGTTCGACGCGGTGATCGCCCGCTATGCCACCCGGGTCAACGGCCTGACCGACTTCTTCCTCACCAAGCTCGACGTCCTCACCGGCTGGGAGCAGATCCCGGTCTGCGTCGCCTACGAGATCGACGGGGAGCGCGTCGAGGAACTCCCGTACTCCCAGACCGACTTCCACCATGCGAAGCCCGTCTACGAGTACCTCCCCGGCTGGCAGGAGGACATCACGAAGGCCAAGACCTTCGCCGACCTCCCGAAGAACGCCCAGGCCTACGTCAAGGCCCTGGAGGACATGTCCGGCGCCCCGATCTCCGCGATCGGCGTGGGCCCGGGCCGCGACGAGACGATCGAGATCAACTCGTTCCTCTGA